The following nucleotide sequence is from Triticum dicoccoides isolate Atlit2015 ecotype Zavitan chromosome 7B, WEW_v2.0, whole genome shotgun sequence.
ACATGGTCAACATTCTTTCTTAAATAcacttaacatttttcaaatacttcatTTTTTTCATACATGGTGTACATTTTTTCTACACACATTTAAAaagtttcaaatacttgttcatcaATATTTTTGAATGGCTTAATTAAAAACAATTATACACATGACCAATAAAATTCATCATTTTTtaacacatggtcaacattttttctatacatatttaacatttcccaaatgcttgattaacatttttcaaacacttgttcaacaGTTTCTTTCAAATGCTTGATAAATGTTTGTGTAAATACATAATCAAATTGTTTCATACACATTTTATTTTTTGGTATACATGGCCACCTGCACAGGCACGGGTCACCGCCAGGAACAAGAGGACGGAGCGGACGGGGTGGGAGGTCAATGGTGAAGGGTACGGCGCTGAGGGACACAAGTGCGCGGGCTGAGGCGACCAGACGGCTGTCGGGCTGCTCTAGAGCGCCGTTTTGGCATGCCAGGCACACGGTGACCACGTGTCGGAGGCATTGTGAGTGTCTGCGCCACCGTACACGTGTGCATCCTTACTGGAATAGAACTCCAGTGAATATATTTGTTAGATCAACAGGGAGGAGCTCCATTACTTCAGCAGAAAGAAGCCCAAAAACATCAGGTTCGATACATAATACATCAGTAATAGAAAAGAGAATAAAACCTCTATAACCTCACACTAGTTGAACAAATGTTACAAGGATCAAAACATGGTCAGCCTCTCTCCTGGACTTGAGCACAGGGGGATTTGGTCCACCCAATCTTGGCAGCAGGTTTTGGAGATGTAGACAGAGGAGATCCATCTTCTTCAACATGTGATCCTTGAGGAGCAGGCGCCAGCGCCATTTCCAGACATCCAAACGGCACCATTAAAaacaatactactccctccgtaaagaaatataagagcgtttagatcactaaaggagtgatcttatatttctttacagagggagtaccattCATGTGCTTCCACACAGCCCAGAGAATAGCAGCAAGAGACAgtatatatgaaaatgacaacacatgGTAAAGGGCACTCAATCCAAGCTTTTGCTTGATTTTGTTCAACAAAAGACTTTGGTTGCTTGATCATAGCCAAAGAGGTGACACACAAACAAAGAAATTGCGAGGAATTAAAGTGCAATGGGCCTAGATTCCTTACGAAGGCACTAATCCAGCATACTAATTTCAGCCTAGGTTCCTCAATCATTTAAGAACATATCTGAAGTAAAAAAAGAGGGTAGTTTTGTTACCAATTGTACAGCGCTGCCACAGATAAAGACAGACTGGTTTATTTTTCAAATTGAAGGGGAAAATAGTAAGATACTGTTCTGTTCCTATTATACAGTTGCTAATTTCCTCCAGATCCATCAATTCAAGAACCACACCCTAGAAAGCAACAACATTTGGATGATGCAACTTTGAAAGAATTTGTGCCTCCCTCCAAAAGTCTTTGGTCTGTACAAAAATGCAAGTTGGCATTTATATCTAATGAAGATAATATGAATGTGCTCTATCAACCATGTTTCAATTTCAAAAATTCGATTActatttcaaaatttcaaaaagacatGGACCTCAAAACAGATTCTCCTTCTCAAAACAAAAAAGGGAGAAACAAATACATAACCAGCAGACATGTACAGACTGAATTAACCAAGGAAGTTGCATTTCTGAAATTGAGCCAACAACAAAGCATGCATAATCAAGAAGTAACCAACATGGTCTAACAAAAGGTAATGATTCTCCAAGCAAAGCAACTTTGGAGAAAATGCAAACATTGGGAACTACTGAATCTTCAGTCGGCAACATTTTAAAACCTTCCACCAGAGGCACATTTTCAGTCGGCAACAGCGAATGTTTTGAGAAGAAAACCAAAGTTTTAACATCATCGCCACTGATTAAGCCGGATTTCAATCAATTAAGTTGTAACAAAGCAACTACTGAATCTCAAAAAACGACTGAATCACAGCTAAAGTTTCCTATCAAATTTTTTGTCTGAATGTTACACAGCAACAGAGTTTAAATTTGCCCATGGCGGGGCGACAGAGTTTTCTCAAAACTCTGCAGCCGTCCGCTGCCTCTTCCCCTTCCCGCTGTCAAGCAGGAAGAGGTCAGCGCAGTCGATGGGGACACGCCTCCCGGGTCCAAGAACCTCCATGGCGCGGTAGACCTGGTGGCACGAAATGTTGTGGCCTTCCCTCGGGGGGGAGTCGCCCACCTCCAGGAGGAGCACCCTCTTGGCGGCACCCTGCCGGTGCCGTGGAGACGATGCTGATCCCTGGATGGGGGGCGGAGAAGAGGATGCCGGCCCCGGCGCAGAGGATGCCGGCCCGAGAGACGAGGCCTCCAGGGAAGGCGGAGCAGAGGAGGCCGGCGGCTCCAGGGAAGGAGGCGGAGAGGAGACGGCGCTGCTGCTTCTTGCGCTGCTGAAGACGTCGCAGGAGCGCTGGAGCAGAGGCGGCGAAGACGTCGGCGCTGGAGCAGAGGAGGCGGCCGCGGTCCTTGTTGCGCTGGCGGTCGGTCCCTGTCCCTGGGACCTGGACCTCTTCTTGGTGGCGACGCGCGGAGACGGGTAGACCTTTGAGAGCGCCAGCTCGTCCCCGCCGGCGAGGCGTCCTGCCTGGCCGGGGAGAAGGAGCTCGTGCATGATGAACCCGCCGCGGGGTCCACCCTTGTGCTCCGCCTCCTTGGAGATGAAAGAGAAGGCCTGCTTGGTTCCGATCATCTTGTCGGGGGCGGcttcgacggggacgggggcgcgcTCCGACTTCCAGAACCCCCCCGGCACGACCCTGCTTCTTCTTGCATCCGTCGCGGTGAGGGGGCGTACCAGGTTCACGAAGTAGGAGGCACGCTTGCCGTCGGGCGATGTCGCCGGCGGATGGCGCCGCAGCAGATCCTGCGGGTGGTGGCCGTAGACGTCGACTCCGTGGACGAGGTAGGCGGGGAGCATCCAGGTGGGGAATCCGTCGACCCGTCGTCGTAGGAGGTCGAACAGCACCACGAGGCCCGCGTCCGTGTGCGGAGGCGGCACCTCGGCCGGCGGCAGGAGCCTCGCCGCCTGGCGCTCCTGGCCCTGGGCATCGGGCTTGCCGTTGCCGATTGAGGCCATCTTCTTCCCTTCTTGATCGATCTTTCTTTTTTGATCGATCCCTCTGATGTGATGTTGGGAGATTTTTGGAGTTGGGTTTGGGCggcggagagggagggagaggggtatttGAAGGCCCGGAATTTGGAGGCGGTGCTGCTCTTGCTGTGGTTGGTTGCCGTTGCCGTTGCCCCTGTTTCCTTCAGGCCGGGAATTTGGAGGCGGAGGGAGAATTGGGGAACAGGGGGAATAACTGAAGACTCAACTCTATTTCCTTCAGACTCCACCACTTGTCCAACATGCAGGTCAGCTTCAACGCGGCGGTGCTCTGTGCCGTGCCAGGCTGTGACCACCACGGTTGCCAAGGAGGGCCATTTCCATCTGGTCGCCGTGTCCACCATTCTGCCGGGAACAGTGACTTCCGGATGGATGTAATTGTCGGAGACTCGCGCGTGGACCGAGCTCGCCTCTCTTCATCACCACGATGACAAGTGCCCTTTTAGCTTGGCCGCGCCTTAGCGTCCTTGTGGGCGATGCACTCTACTTCGACGTTGGTGGGATCGTGGAGTGCCAACTTGGCGCGCTCCGCTTGTCAGTGTTGAAGAAGCCGGTCGCGGGCAAGGGGTGTCTCATGGCGGCGCAAGACAGCCGATCTAACCCTATGGTCAATGGAGACTGGGCCGGAGGGGGCCATGGGGTGCGCAAAACTCAGAGTGGTCGATCTTAGGACTTTGCTCCTTGACGGTGCCCCCTGGATCCCAGCACCTAGCGATGGGATTATTGGCGTCTCTCGCCGAGGCCACCCCAGATCATTTATGCTAGAACATATGATGGTACCTACATACATGGTCGATCTCAAGCCAGGCGGAGTGAGGAAGAAAAAAAGCTTACCCCACAGTCAATACGGCGCAGTAGCAGTACATGTACATCCCTGTTCCTTCAGGCATCCAATGTGACATTCCCCTCCCAAACTGAACAAATAGCAACATACACTTGTCAGCTTATCACAAAAGGAGATTGCCAAAGCTAAGAAAAACAGCATGATATCTCGATACagaaaaaaaaaatcatgaaagcATGTCAATATAAGCACCGCAATGGTCTACAGTCTGTGATTGGTGAGCATACTTGGTCAGAATAGAAAGCAG
It contains:
- the LOC119336636 gene encoding uncharacterized protein LOC119336636: MASIGNGKPDAQGQERQAARLLPPAEVPPPHTDAGLVVLFDLLRRRVDGFPTWMLPAYLVHGVDVYGHHPQDLLRRHPPATSPDGKRASYFVNLVRPLTATDARRSRVVPGGFWKSERAPVPVEAAPDKMIGTKQAFSFISKEAEHKGGPRGGFIMHELLLPGQAGRLAGGDELALSKVYPSPRVATKKRSRSQGQGPTASATRTAAASSAPAPTSSPPLLQRSCDVFSSARSSSAVSSPPPSLEPPASSAPPSLEASSLGPASSAPGPASSSPPPIQGSASSPRHRQGAAKRVLLLEVGDSPPREGHNISCHQVYRAMEVLGPGRRVPIDCADLFLLDSGKGKRQRTAAEF